CAAAATCAAAAAGCCATACAGGTTGTTTTTCAAGATGTTTCAGCACAAAAACAACTCGCTAAAGAACGGTTAAAATATCGTATTGCCGAAGAGTCAAACAAATTGTTACAAAAAGAAATTGCCGAACGAATTAAAATTGAAGGAGAGTTGTTGCAAAACCAGAATTACACCAACAACCTAATATCTAGTTCGTTAGATATTATTTGCGCTACCGATGAGAACGATAAAATAAAAGAGTTTAATAGGGCTGCAGAATCTACATTTGGATACACTAAACAAGAGATGGAGGGTTTAAAGCCTGAAATTTTATATGCAAACAGTAAAGATTTTCTTAAAACAAGAAAAGAATTAGAGAGTAAAGGGTTTTTTACTGGAGAAGTTCAAAACAGGAGAAAAACAGGAGAGGTTTTCACTTCATTTTTATCGGCAACCATACTTAAAGACGGTGAAGGAAAAGTAATTGGAACAATGGGGGTTTCGAGAGATATTACCGATATAAAACTAGCAGAACTCGAGTTGATAGAAAGTGAAGAACGTTATAGAGACTTGTTTGAGAATGCTTCTGATTTAATACAAAGCGTTGATATAAAAGGCGACATCGTTTATGTTAACAATGCGTGGAAAAAAACACTTGGATATAGTGATAATGAAGTGATGGGTCAAACCATTTTTGAATTACTTCACCCCGACGGAAAAAACCACTGTGTGAATTTTTTTACCAAACTAATTAAGTCCAAATCGAAAGAAGCTGTTAAAACCACCATAGAACTAAGACATAAAAACGGCACAAAAATTACTGTTGAAGGCTCTGTTGGTTGTAAATTTAATGCAGAAGGAAAAATTATTTCAACGAGAGGTATTTTTAGAAACATAACAGATGAAAAGTGGCAAAAAACTAGACAAGAAGTATATAACAACGTATCGAAAATAATAGCTGAAAAAGCAAATGCCGACGATATTTACGAAGCCATAAGAATTGAATTAAGTCAAGTAATGAACACCGATATTTTTGTGATTTCTTATGCTTTAGCCCCAAATGTAATTTCTTTTCCCTACTATTTTGATATTGAAAAAGGAGGAAAAATTCACAACCCAACAAGGACTCATAAAAAAGGAATTAACGAATACTTTTTAAAACAAAAAAAACCAGCCATATTAAAACGAAACGACCTTGATAATTTAATTAAACAAGGTAAGTATGAGTTAATGGGAACGAAATGTAAAGTGTTTTTAGGTGTGCCGTTAAAAGTTAAAAACAAGGTTATTGGAGTGCTTTCTGTTCAGTCATATAAAAATGAAAATGAGTTTGATGATAAATCGCTAGAAATATTAGACTTTATTTCGGGGGCTATTGGTTTAACCATTCAAAAGAAGCAAGATGAGTTGTTGTTGTTTGAACAAACATCAAAACTAAAAAGTATTATTGAAAATAGCTCTCACCTTTTTTGGACTTACGATAAAAATGTAGGGCTAACTTCTTTCAATCAGAACTATTCTGATGCTGTGTTTGATTTATATGGTTTTAGACCTAAACTTGAACCAAACACCATGAACAGAGTGGATGAAAAAAGCTTACAGCCATTTTGGGACAAAAAATATGAGGACGCATTTAATGGTAAAAATGTAGAGTTTATTACTGAGCGCTTTAATAAAAATGGAACCAGAATAATTCGTGAAGTGTTTTTAAACCCCATTTTTGATGAAGACAACAAGGTGATTTTGGTTTCAGGTATTGCACATGACATTACCGACAAACAAATTGCTGAAGAAAAACTAAAAAACTCATTAAAGGAAAAAGAAATCCTGTTAAAAGAAGTTCATCATCGAGTAAAAAACAATCTACAAGTTATTTCAAGCATTTTAAATTTACAATCCTCGTATGTAAACGACGAAAGTACACTTACTATATTGCGTGAAAGTCAAGACAGGATTAAAACCATGTCAATTATTCACGAGAGTTTGTATCAAGCAAATGATTTTTCTGAAATAAATTTTTCACAATATATTGTGAGCCTATCTAAAAATTTAGTACATTCATACGGTATTTTAGATAGTTTTGTCGAAACTAAATATGAAATAGACAATGTTTCTTTAAGCTTAGACATGTCTATTCCTTGTGGATTAATTATAAATGAATTAGTTTCGAACGCATTAAAATATGCATTTAAAGGAAGGAAAAAAGGTAAATTAAACATAAGTTTGTTGCTTAATAATGGTGTTGTTACCATTATTGTTGCAGATAATGGTGTTGGAATTCCGAAAGACCTTAATATAAAGGAAACCAACACGCTAGGTCTTCAATTAGTAACAACCTTGGTGGAGCAAATTGATGCAGAATTAAAATTAGAAACAACAAAAGGAACAACATTTACGATAACATTTAAACAAAACCAATAATGTCAAAAAATAATATATTAGTTGTAGAAGACGAGAGTATAGTATCAAAAGATATTCAACAAAGTTTAAAAAAACTAGGTTATAATATTTCAGGCGCAGCATCAACGGGCGAAAAAGCCATTTTATTGGCTAACGAAACTAAGCCAGACTTGGTTTTGATGGATATTATGTTAAAAGGAGACATGAGTGGGATTGAGACAGCAGAAAAAATTAAAGAAACCCTTAACATTCCTGTAATTTATTTAACGGCTTATGCTGATGAAAATACCTTGAGCAGAGCAAAAGTAACAGAGCCTTACGGCTACATTATTAAACCATTTAAAGAAATTGATTTGCACACATCAATAGAAATGGCACTTTACAAACACAGTAAAGAACAAGAAATTGTTAAAGAGCGCGATTTCTTATACTCGTTGGTTGATGGTAAAGAAGCAGGAAATGATGAGAGTGTAATTTTTGTTAAATCAAACTCACGATTGGTTAAAGTAAAAGCTCAAGATATTTTGTTTGTTGAAGCACTAAAAGATTATGTAGTAATAAACTTGAGCGATGCCAAATACACCATACACTCTACCATGAAGGATATCGAGAAAAAACTTCCTAGTAATGATTTTATTAGGGTTCATCGTTCGTACATTGTACGTTTAGATAAAATAAACGCCATAGAACAAACTAACATTGTAATGGAAGGCGGCAAAAAACTAATTCCAATAGGTGGCTCTTACAAGGATGATTTGTTCAATAAAATAAAAACGATTTAAGTAGGAAGTTAGAAGACCGAAGATGGAAGATTGTAATTTCTTCTAACTTCGGTCTTCCAACTTCGGTCTTCCAACTATCATGTTCAACCCCAACGAAGTAGGTATTAACAACGGAAACATTTTTGGTTTTCCATATACAGTAGAAGAAAGCGAACTGGTAATTATACCTGTTTTGTCCGATATTACTTGTTCTTACTCAAAAGGAACAGCCGAAGGTCCTAAAGCCATTTTAGAAGCTTCAACTCAGCTCGATTTTTATAGCCCTTACACAAAAAATGCTTGGCAATTTAAGGTGGCTATGCTCCCCATTTTTGATTTCGAATTTGTAGAAAACCGAAAAGTAGGCGAATTGGCATCAGAAATAATTCAAAAATTGGAGAACGAACAAATCATTACCAAGCACGATATAGAAAAATACGAATACATCAACCAATATTGTACACAACTTAACACTAAGGTTGAAGAAACAGCTTTAAACTACCTAAATCAAGGTAAGATGGTTGCTGTTTTGGGTGGCGATCACAACTCACCCATGGGTTTAATAAATGCGCTAGGCAAAAAACACCAAAGTTTTGGCATACTTCAAATTGATGCTCACGCCGATTTAAGAGATGCTTACGAAGGTTTTGAATACTCACACGCATCAATCATGTTTAATGCTATAAAAAACAGCAGTGTAAGCAAATTAGTGCAAGTTGGCATCAGAGACATTTGTCCGGCAGAAATAGATGTGATAGAAAAATCGAAAGGAAAAATTAAAACTTTTTTTGATTGGGACATTAAACAACAACAATATGCTGGAAAATCGTGGGAGAACATTTGTGATGATATTATAAATGAACTTCCTGAGTTGGTTTACATTAGTTACGACATTGATGGCTTAGACCCAAAACTTTGTCCACACACCGGTACACCTGTTGCTGGTGGTTTTGAAGTGGAACAAATCAACTTTTTGTTCAATAGATTGGTAGAATCTGGCAAAAAAATTATTGGTTTCGATTTAAACGAAGTAGGCAATGTAGAATGGGACGCCAATGTTGGTGCAAGGGTATTGTATAGGCTTTGTAATTTTGCAGCAAAGAGTAAAAATTAAGCCTCACACGGTACTCTTAAATCGATAAACGATAGTTTTAAGCCTTCGTTGGTTTCTGAAAAATAAAAAGTATAGTTTGATGTGTTTACCACCGTGTAAACAATGCTTTTGGCAATTATACTTATGGCTTGTTTTTCTTTTTCGTTTAACTCGGTATAATACCAAATCTCATTATCTTTAAATGGGTTGATTTTTTCTACAAAACAACCATCCTTGTCGTATTTGGTTTCAGTACAAACTACTTTTGGTAAATCTTCAAAAACAGGCTCTAAATCAAGCAATTTAAATTTTAATTCGCCAAATACTTTGCCTTGCACCGACTTAAACTTATCAAAACCGTAATATTTGGTAAAGCTAGGTATAGCACCATTCGATTCAATAAAATAAACCCCAAAATCAACATCAATGTAAGTGTTTAACGAATCAAGGTTTTTTGAGCGGATGGTTTCAGTAAAATTTTTATAAAACAACAAAAAGGCTTCTTCATCAGAATCAGGTTCTGGAGTTTTCTCTAACTCAACTTGTTCTACCTCCTCAACAGGAGTGGTTTCTACAACATCGATAGGCTCTGAATCTGTGCAGGTAAACAGCAGCAAAATAAAACTCGAAGCAATTGTTTTTATCATTTCAATAAATTATTAATGGGTTTACCTGTGCAAGAGCTTGGTGCAATAATATTTAACAAGGTAGCTAGTGTTGATGCAATGTCTGGGATAACCACTTGATCGGCAGTTTCTCCTTGAGGAATGGTGTAGCCATACCAAAGCAATGGTACATGTGTGTCATATTCGTAAGGCGAACCATGTGTTGTTCCTGTTTTATAACCACTTTTTATCCAACCCGATTCCAACACAAACATTACATCGCCCGAACGAGAATGGTTAAATCCACGTTGAATGTTGGCAGAAATACCATCAGTAAAAACAGCTTGTTTTAATGCTTGTGCCGTAAAAGTTTTTCCTATGCCTTTAAATTTTAACATAAAATTTGCCACATCGTTTTGAATATCAATAACATCAAATTTATTTTTTAAGATACTTTCGTGATTTAAAAATACTTGAAAATTTGATACGTTTTCAATTAAATCATCAACCATCCATTTATTTTTTAAAAATGCTTTTAACTCGTTTATTGCAGCACTTTGGTCGAAATATCCCGCAGGTAAATGATTGTCGATTAAAAACTGCGGCACATCAACAGCACCGTGATCGGAGGTTAAAAAAATCAATACATTTTCTTTGCCAAAATTTGATTCCAAATAAGTGAGTAATTCAGCTAAACTTTGGTCTAATCTCAAGTAAGTATCTTCAACTTCAATAGAGGCAGGACCAAATTGATGACCAACGTAATCGGTAGAGGAGTAGCTTACCGCTAAAAAATCGGTTATATCATCACCGCCCAACATTTCTCCTTTTATTGCAGCAATTGCCATTTCGGTGGTAATGTTGTTGCCAAAAGGGGTGTCTTTTATTAAACTGTAATTTTCGTTACTATCACGCAATGCTTTTAGGTTGTGCGGAAAAGTGGGTGTTTTTTCGGTGTTAAACAAGCCCTCGTAAGGGTTGTTGTCGGCAATGCTTTCTGTATATTCAGCAATGGGTAAAAGTGTGTTCCAAACACCGTTTAAATAAGTGTTTGCCGAGTTTTTTTTATTCACTTCGTTTACCCATTTAGGCAATTGATTCATGTAATACGAGCTTGAAATCCATTTTCCAGTATCATCACCTTCAAACCAATAGGCAGCGTCGGCTTTGTGTCCCGCAGGTAAAATAGCCCCGCGGTCTTTTAAAGAAACACCAATCACTTTACCTTTAAAATTAGTCGCTAATTTAAGTTCGTCGGTTATGGTGGTGGTTAACATTCTGTTAGGCGACATTAATCCGTCTTTAGATTCGCTCCCAACAGTTTTTACCGATTTATCTTCGGCACAATACACGTATTTTTTTAGTTGTTTGTCGTACCAGTCGTTGGCAATAATGCCATGATTTTCTGGTGTAGTTCCAGAATAAATCGATGCGTGACCAGGACCAGTAAAGGTTGGCATATAATTGTAGTGGGTATTTTTACAATTAAACCCATCGTTAACGAGTTTTTTAAAACCGTCTTCGCCAAATTTATTCCAATACCGTGTTAAATAATCGTAGCGCATTTGGTCAACAACAATACCTACCACCAATTTGGGTCGGTT
This genomic interval from Flavobacteriales bacterium contains the following:
- a CDS encoding PAS domain S-box protein produces the protein QNQKAIQVVFQDVSAQKQLAKERLKYRIAEESNKLLQKEIAERIKIEGELLQNQNYTNNLISSSLDIICATDENDKIKEFNRAAESTFGYTKQEMEGLKPEILYANSKDFLKTRKELESKGFFTGEVQNRRKTGEVFTSFLSATILKDGEGKVIGTMGVSRDITDIKLAELELIESEERYRDLFENASDLIQSVDIKGDIVYVNNAWKKTLGYSDNEVMGQTIFELLHPDGKNHCVNFFTKLIKSKSKEAVKTTIELRHKNGTKITVEGSVGCKFNAEGKIISTRGIFRNITDEKWQKTRQEVYNNVSKIIAEKANADDIYEAIRIELSQVMNTDIFVISYALAPNVISFPYYFDIEKGGKIHNPTRTHKKGINEYFLKQKKPAILKRNDLDNLIKQGKYELMGTKCKVFLGVPLKVKNKVIGVLSVQSYKNENEFDDKSLEILDFISGAIGLTIQKKQDELLLFEQTSKLKSIIENSSHLFWTYDKNVGLTSFNQNYSDAVFDLYGFRPKLEPNTMNRVDEKSLQPFWDKKYEDAFNGKNVEFITERFNKNGTRIIREVFLNPIFDEDNKVILVSGIAHDITDKQIAEEKLKNSLKEKEILLKEVHHRVKNNLQVISSILNLQSSYVNDESTLTILRESQDRIKTMSIIHESLYQANDFSEINFSQYIVSLSKNLVHSYGILDSFVETKYEIDNVSLSLDMSIPCGLIINELVSNALKYAFKGRKKGKLNISLLLNNGVVTIIVADNGVGIPKDLNIKETNTLGLQLVTTLVEQIDAELKLETTKGTTFTITFKQNQ
- a CDS encoding response regulator, translating into MSKNNILVVEDESIVSKDIQQSLKKLGYNISGAASTGEKAILLANETKPDLVLMDIMLKGDMSGIETAEKIKETLNIPVIYLTAYADENTLSRAKVTEPYGYIIKPFKEIDLHTSIEMALYKHSKEQEIVKERDFLYSLVDGKEAGNDESVIFVKSNSRLVKVKAQDILFVEALKDYVVINLSDAKYTIHSTMKDIEKKLPSNDFIRVHRSYIVRLDKINAIEQTNIVMEGGKKLIPIGGSYKDDLFNKIKTI
- a CDS encoding agmatinase family protein, with product MFNPNEVGINNGNIFGFPYTVEESELVIIPVLSDITCSYSKGTAEGPKAILEASTQLDFYSPYTKNAWQFKVAMLPIFDFEFVENRKVGELASEIIQKLENEQIITKHDIEKYEYINQYCTQLNTKVEETALNYLNQGKMVAVLGGDHNSPMGLINALGKKHQSFGILQIDAHADLRDAYEGFEYSHASIMFNAIKNSSVSKLVQVGIRDICPAEIDVIEKSKGKIKTFFDWDIKQQQYAGKSWENICDDIINELPELVYISYDIDGLDPKLCPHTGTPVAGGFEVEQINFLFNRLVESGKKIIGFDLNEVGNVEWDANVGARVLYRLCNFAAKSKN
- a CDS encoding alkaline phosphatase family protein, with product MKKLVVVLLVLSSFVAFAQPNRPKLVVGIVVDQMRYDYLTRYWNKFGEDGFKKLVNDGFNCKNTHYNYMPTFTGPGHASIYSGTTPENHGIIANDWYDKQLKKYVYCAEDKSVKTVGSESKDGLMSPNRMLTTTITDELKLATNFKGKVIGVSLKDRGAILPAGHKADAAYWFEGDDTGKWISSSYYMNQLPKWVNEVNKKNSANTYLNGVWNTLLPIAEYTESIADNNPYEGLFNTEKTPTFPHNLKALRDSNENYSLIKDTPFGNNITTEMAIAAIKGEMLGGDDITDFLAVSYSSTDYVGHQFGPASIEVEDTYLRLDQSLAELLTYLESNFGKENVLIFLTSDHGAVDVPQFLIDNHLPAGYFDQSAAINELKAFLKNKWMVDDLIENVSNFQVFLNHESILKNKFDVIDIQNDVANFMLKFKGIGKTFTAQALKQAVFTDGISANIQRGFNHSRSGDVMFVLESGWIKSGYKTGTTHGSPYEYDTHVPLLWYGYTIPQGETADQVVIPDIASTLATLLNIIAPSSCTGKPINNLLK